The genomic region CTGTCCgtagtgtgacttttttttaaaatagaggtTTGTTTTAAAGTTATTGTCGTGTAATTGTACTGGGCGGTTTCCTGTGTCGTCTTGTTCCTGTCTCTGTTAGCCGGCTAATCTCCACCGAGCGACAAAATGGCTGATTCAGACAAGTTAAACATAGATTCGATCATCCAGCGCCTTTTGGAGGGTAATAAactttattatttcttattacaAACTGTTCCGTTTTATCATGTTATATAGCGATTATGTGTATGaaaatgtatgcttttatttgttaatttcctCATCTGCAACCGAACGTATATGTAGCAATGTAGTATTGGGTGTAGGTACGTAACCCTATAAATCCCAATCATTCGAATTCAAACCAATTCGAATGTTTATTACATTAAATCCGAACAAAACTTTAGCGCATGCGCAGTGCGTCAATCGTCTCGTTCGGAAACGGAGAACGCAACTAGGAAGATATCACCCGTGGTTTTGCCAAATTGTGACCCCCTGAGTATTACCTCTTCTTTAAGGATCATGCATGATTGACAAGTGGAGAAGGGAGAAATACCTCTAAtagaaatacataaacaacagtTAAGATTATAGGAAATGTAATCATCGTGCCATTGCCTGCATTCCAACGTGATGCTTCATTGTCCAACATTGCCACTACAAGCCTTTTAGTTAAAATCAAGGGAAATAAAAGTCTTTCTGTTCAGTATATTGTTAATAAgtacatcaaataaaaatatacaaaaaaaaggcTATCACAAGAAAGAGAGCATTAGTCAGTTGTTGGAATTTTTCTGGTTCTTCAGTGGTTGGAGGAGGTAAACATTGAGAGAGGAGTAATTTGTGCAGGCTCGCTGATGCCCAACGCATAGTATATGAAATATGTTTGGTTTATCAGTCAAGTGATAAGAAACTAAGATACTAGGGAAAGTAGGTTATGTATTATAAAGTAAGATGACACCGTATTactaagaggaagagagagagaaaatataacCAGATTTATGCATAGGTATTGGGTAATTCAGGATTAAATGCACATATTTGTTAAAACATCCAAATGGATTATGTGATTATTGTGGTGAAGATGAAAATGCAAAAGCAattgccaaaaatacattgtaagggtccaaattatacatttttcttttaaaccaGAAATTgttaggatattaagatcatgttccatgaagatattttgtaaattgcctgctgtaaatatatacaaacttaattttttattagtaatctgcattgctaaggacttaatttggacaactttaaaggcgattttatcaatatttagatttttttttttttttgcgtcctcagattccagattttcaaataattttatctCGGCCatatattgtcctatcctaacaaatcatacatcaatggaaagcttatttatacaatatatttatctaaaaaatACCCTTATTATtggtttttgtggtccagggtcacatatttaacTTTCTAAATATCTCTTGGGCAACTGTGACTTATTAGCTCTTCTCTCAAGTCGCACCTTTGGAAAATTCACACAGTGATTTTTGGCAAAGATGTCACATCACTGCAAGCTGTGGTTACCACAGAAACGGTCAGTGTCCTGAGATGCACCATTGTGACATATATCCGATGAAATGGCTTCTTAAAAAATGTAGGAAGGGATTTCATGGTGTCTTCAGTTACACCTACAAGCACAACCCAGTCTGTAcgtgtatataaatgtattatctaGAGACAGACATGTAGCTGCCTGCAAAAAAATGGTTAAAGGTCGTGACAGATTTGTGCAAACTAATTGCATGCAATTTGCtgacttttttaatatataggtTTTTAGGTTATGTGTGCTAGATGTGGAGAAATAACCTAATGCTTTTACTCATTTATAcaagaatattaatattaatggttttaaaatgatgaaaaatatgaataaaaaaattctgtaacataaaaaaaatgccatGCTTGCTTAGTTAATCTAAATTTGCATTTGTATATGCCTAGTGTTACATCACTCTTAATATTTAATTCTTTAATTATGTCTTAAAAGCGGATGAGAGAACTACTATTTCATGGCCTtgattgtctgtttttttttttttttttcatgcaagaTCAGACGTCACAACACAGTTCTTAAAATGCATACAGATAAGTACACAAATTCATAACACGCTtatgaatgcttttttttctgtctcaatTTTCAGTGAAGGGCTCCAGACCTGGTAAAAACGTTCAGTTAACTGAACAAGAGATTCGTGGATTGTGTCTGAAATCTCGGGAAATCTTCCTTAGTCAGCCGATACTGCTGGAACTGGAGGCCCCTCTCAAGATTTGTGGTAAGGTTCTGATAACCATTATGctccgttttatttttattttaaataggctagttcTGACAGAGCtagttaaaaaaagtaataaaaaataaatctgttctATTTCTTTCTGCAGGTGATGTTCATGGTCAGTACTATGACCTGCTCAGGCTTTTTGAGTACGGAGGATATCCTCCAGAGAGTAACTACCTGTTTCTGGGAGACTATGTAGACAGAGGCAAGCAGTCACTGGAGACCATCTGCCTGCTGCTTGCCTACAAGGTCAAATATCCAGAGAACTTCTTTCTTCTCAGAGGAAACCATGAATGTGCCTCCATCAACAGGATATATGGATTTTATGATGAATGTGAGTATGCTTATATGGGGATGAATAGTATGAGCAAAAGCTTAGGTCATGGTCTGATGGTCTCATTTTGTGTGACTATTTATTAAGTctataaattgtaattaaattgaaGCATTTATATCTTCTGTCTATTCAATACGTTTACCATGTTAAATGGGGTGAGTGTGTGGGAGGAGGGGATACCATCTCATCAGTGTAGAGCAGATTGTAATCTAATGGTTTCAATGTCTCAGGGCTTCACAGTTCACAGTAAAACAGCAAACTCGATCTCTGCATGTGCTGTGAGTGCATGCATTAAGGAATGCAACTTGCAGACAGAATAAATGGTGAATAACCACAGGACTAAAAGATGATTTAGGATGCATTCACATTTCGTAGGTTTGGATCGATTAAAACAAACTCTTATTTGAATTAGTGTGAATGCTGCCACCTGAACCCTGGTGCGCACCAAACAAGCGGACCAAGACTGAAAAAGTGGTCTTCTCTGGTGTGGTTCGATTAAAATATGAATGCAGCATGGACCAGAGACatctaaacaaaccaaaaacaggaTGTGCAGTCATAACATTTAACCTTAAATAGGACACAATGATCAAGTATGCCTGGTTCTACCTGTCATAGTGCGATGTTGTCCATTAAAGTTCAGTACAGGTGTTGGAACACGTCATCTTCATTTGTGTGCAACGGAGGAATTTCTTCCACATTTTCTAAGCTCTTCACGAGTTGACAGCTAATAAATACCACAATGTACGCACATACCAGGAGCACAATTAGCCAAACGCGTAGCATTGGTTTGGAAAATCTGGAAGTTcagttacaattttatttttatttttttaatcttcaggTTCGTTGTAAAAATGCCAGTGTGAATGCTAAGCAAACCAGGATTAAATGTGTAAATAGCTTTTTTGGTATGAACCAAGCAAACTGAACTTTAAGGGTGATGCATATGCCTGAATGAATGTCACCATTTTGCAATCTGATCATCATTTTTTCTATGTTTTGTTTTGGGGCAGGTAAAAGGCGGTATAACATTAAGCTTTGGAAGACATTCACAGACTGTTTCAATTGCTTACCAGTAGCTGCTATTGTGGATGAGAAGATTTTTTGTTGTCATGGAGGTAAGTCAAATTTTCTGTAATGTCTTCTTTACAGACTGTTACAAAATCATCAAATGCTTGTATGGAAGGAGTAATTTTGGAGAAGTGTAGCATTCTGATTACatatgtataatatttttattagaatCTACATTGTTGCAGAATTCCTAGAGAGCAGGGGCCTGAACTATTGGTGGTGGCTGAACAAACTCagggttacaggattagttttgagttgactgAACCAAACCAGTCCAATCCGGCTTTGTTGATATCATGAAGCTGATCATGAACTTTTTCTGTAATCTCGGGCTTGATCCTGAGTTAATTGAGCATGTGCACATGAAAGTGTGACATCATTAATGAACAGCCGATCACATGCATTGAAACTTTGATTCACTTCCTTGTGAGAGTCCGTGTGATTCACTACcaaaaatataaacacatttacacaGCAAGATGAAACAATCTATCCTTGAAAGAGGAAAACTTagagaaaacatatttttatataaagtgcAAGTAAAGGTTGTAAAGTTTTTATAATTGATAATATTTATAGGTATAAAAACACTTTAAACTAAGCTCATGTAGTTATGTTTACAGCTATTGATTCTAAAACCTTATTTATATTGCATATTATctgtatattaatttaaaatgaaagcttaataattactattagggatatgccggtatcaaattttcctgttgcggttaattgattatgcttttatcacggtatacggtattatcacggtattgaaattgtttttaaaaagtggtcataatacagtataacaggttaaataaatttttcttataacaaaaataactaaacatttaaagcaatacagaaaaatatataaaagttaaatgttttacacattaaagtgcaaaagaactataaaaaccaataggtatcactttacagtaagacctcattagttaaccttagttaaagCATTAACAtccaaggcaagtttatttatagcacatttcgtacacaatggtaattcaaaaagaaagtaaaaaaaaaagtcatgaagaaaaataatcacaaaaataaaacaagcaatttaagaacttgaaaatgatttaaaagttgacttaaaatgaatttaagacagtttaaaaatagaaaatgattttacataaaatacagtgcaatacatacaatagtgtaatcagttcggacatcgcatagtgctcattcaataaatgcacagctaaacaatgagcaatagctacatttgctatagatgtttttaatctttgttaaaaaatacaagtcttatatcatgttagctcattaaataacacagttgcaactttcaattttaacactgtgttattaaatattggaatacctaagattaatgaatgttcagaataattttttcattggcagtttaacttatgaagccataatgtaaagtttGAATGaccaataaaagatcaaaacgctttcaaacaatatctagggcatttgtagtccagattaaataaaaaaaataaaaatgaatgtttgaagataaatagcctattaaatctaaatatttcagtagttggatctgtaataaacaccatatggaaaacacaaatctgaatggttatttaagattatttttatgattacagggtaagggctgcatttagcgctatctgctgtcagagactgaatgtgctttcattcagcatgtctctcacgtgttcctccatgtccttctcatgcgtgcttgtttacatcagagcacaagcgctctttcaagcagcatacagcgatgttgtgcattttaagcagctgatgagaataatattcttaaaatgcattccaaattctgaataatttttaatgtatatttattcacggtatttagaagtgcccacgataacaatatcgtgcatattaatcaccgcaatatatcgcattaccgaataccggcacaagtctaattACTATTAAACTAAGCTGGCTTGTGTAATGGATTTAAGGGTATAAtaagtatataaattatataaaaaataatcctctctaaaaatcagattattttttctatttagcgTCCTTTAATTTGGAGTAAGAGACACCGGGGAAGTGGCTTTATTGCATCATAGATGTCACTTTGCTTGAAGCTGATTGGTCAAATTTTGGTTTGAGATTTCTAaaccagaacataacctgccATGGAGCAGGATAACtgtggagtgtaagttactatgtCCGTGAACACCGCTAAAAACCAATCCTCTTTCATGATATATAAAACTAGTGGTCGACTAATATATCACCtagactgactttttttttatccattgccaaatgattaaaaatgtcttaaatattaataaaataaatattaatatcggGCTATCAGTCCCCCTGCTTTCCAACATGTTTGCAtcgattatcaaaaaaaaaaaacaatatcggtcgaccactacctAAAACCCAGAGTTGGAGCGAACTAAGAtgaaacttacctggctagcGACCTGAaccagcttcatggtacaggcccctggttTGAAAGGTGGGTAAAGTTGAGTCATCATAAcaaaaatcagaattttttttatttgtcaaatagAACCTAGCCAGAGCATACTGTTAAGGTCTGTGGTGTTGTAAAGCATACATTAtcttattttcctgtaaaattagCATTTATCCCATGggcatttttgtgaaaaaaaaagtcagagaaTGGTACATGTgaggtagggctgcacgatattgggaaaaaatgacattgcgatattttatttttctgctatatatatatatatatatatatatatatatatatatatatatacatacatattgccaaagcattgtacatagcagaatagaaacaaacaaaacaaaaatacatatatattcataagaaaaaaaaattacatgcaaaataagtccatatacatttctataaacattgatggtacttctaatgtactctctgtctgtctctcacgcgcgcgctctctctctgtctctcacgcgtgcgctctctttctgtctgtctctctcgcgcgcgctctctctctcgtgctctttctctctctctgtctccctcgcgctctttctctctctgtctctctcgcacgctctctctgtctctcttgcgctccctctctctctgccctgttaaacttgcatgtggttttcagtcctgtcaattataaactttcactctatgatggttaagctgtgcaattaatccgcgaatcacattcgtcaagggcaggggagtagctggcccgtacagttaatgaataacggatcaactacgacagcctacatcgcacatcctgcgatgtgactatcgtggattcgtacatcgcgatatcgatgcttaaaagacacatcgtgcagccctaatgtgaGGTTCTTGATGTGTTTCTAAACTGCAGTTGAATGATCTTTTACTCAGGTCTTTCTCCGGACCTGCAATCTATGGAACAGATCCGCCGTGTGATGAGGCCCACAGATGTCCCTGACCAGGGTCTGCTGTGTGATCTGCTCTGGGCTGACCCAGATAAAGATGTCATGGGCTGGGGAGAGAATGACCGTGGTGTCTCTTTCACCTTTGGGTCTGATGTTGTGGCCAAGTTCCTCCACAAACATGACATGGACCTCATATGTAGGGCCCACCAGGTAAGTAATGAAGTTCAATGAATATAGTTTCATCACATTGCATATATGTATCTGTGTAGCCAAAAGCACCATATCTGCTTTGAAGAGCAGGGTTTTTTTTAGGGTTTTGGTTTGCGTAATAAGCTGAGATCGGTGTGTTTtgagttttcatttcttcttttcGTTTATTGAGAATGATGCATTCTTTTTCAtgcatctttatttttaacagcGATGGGAGAAAAGATTTTCAAACAAACTGAATCAGttgcattacatttagtcatttagcagatgcttttatccaaagcgacttacaaatgaggacaatcaaaatcaacaaaaaaaagcAATGATATTCGGGTGCTACAACAAGTCTCAGTAAGCTTAATGCAGTATAAATGCAATGTAGcaggattttaaaaaaaacttataataaaaaaaaaagatagaatggAGCAAGCTActgttttttgttaattgtatgataaatttaaaaggaaacaaatagataaaatacaaaatattagagCATTCACAGTGTTAGTTTCTTTTTCCCTGTTAGTAAATAGAGTGCAAGTTAGTGTCGTGGGag from Carassius carassius chromosome 40, fCarCar2.1, whole genome shotgun sequence harbors:
- the ppp1cab gene encoding protein phosphatase 1, catalytic subunit, alpha isozyme b codes for the protein MADSDKLNIDSIIQRLLEVKGSRPGKNVQLTEQEIRGLCLKSREIFLSQPILLELEAPLKICGDVHGQYYDLLRLFEYGGYPPESNYLFLGDYVDRGKQSLETICLLLAYKVKYPENFFLLRGNHECASINRIYGFYDECKRRYNIKLWKTFTDCFNCLPVAAIVDEKIFCCHGGLSPDLQSMEQIRRVMRPTDVPDQGLLCDLLWADPDKDVMGWGENDRGVSFTFGSDVVAKFLHKHDMDLICRAHQVVEDGYEFFAKRQLVTLFSAPNYCGEFDNAGAMMSVDETLMCSFQILKPAEKKMMSYGGAGGFGSGRPVTPPRNAAKGGKAKK